The genomic DNA ataaaaagtttctccatttttgtccttagagaaaataaattttgcatatttttatttgcatattgggtccggtaaagttaaagggacgtctaaaaaccgatttttttttgaaaatttttacatagaatgttgggtatgtaccgttttcaactgtcagtacaggattgtactgtgctgattttactgtaatttgcCGTTCCGATTTTACACAGCGTGCTattttgctccaaaaaaggaacagttttcagcactgttttcacaaccacaacataacctataaaactTTCGAACAAACATATTTCTTGTGAGAAAGTAAAATACACATGTACTTTTGTGCCTTTTTATTTCTGCAGTGCAGTATGTGCACAATTACgagttttctaaataatttaaagggcTAAAGAGCGCAAATTTGTGGTCCTAGGACTTAGGACTTGagtgaaaaatatcactttcttCACTAgtaatgtaatataatatattatcttTTGAATTTGTACCTAGGTACCTGAAATGCATTCTAAATTCCTCTTCGGAATATAGGTTTATCacgttttccaaataatttggaACGCGAATGCGGGCCTGTCCTTGCAAGCCTGTAATTGGCCAATATAAAAGTCTTCTTGGTCCAGTTCATCTTCCTCATcatcagttaataataaaacggAAACGGTGTTTGCCACTATCATGGCTGCTACATTATTGGGGTTCATAGCCATAgcttttattttgaacaatttatgttttgaacttggaaaataattcccacaacgtaaacaagaagattcaagaaatcaacatcaacaacacttctgacagttttgacattccCCCACTATTTTACTGTACCTACAGTAGCTTTTATCCCCAGTCAATCCAGTAAAGATTAATGACGTCACTAACGCATTTATGACGTCATTCAGTACTGAATCagtaaactgaaataaatatcggaacgacgtccagtaaattcagtactgacagttgataacggtacatacccgttgagtgtggtcaaaatattgataaaaaagtgaggatgattggaaaaaatacaaaattttggacATTATGAATgtttttctacatacgttaaatacgtaattattgccaacttgcacaaggttttttagctcttgattttgctataattaaaaaatatatatactggggcaattttggaactttttggaggttattattgtaaatttatataattttttatcgctttggaccccttttaattacatattttgtaatttacacacaagaaaaataaaacaacaaccttCTTGACAAAAATGGCAGTGGCTTCACTACgtccccagtagtattttttggttttgccgaaaacactttttagttggatgggttggctgtggactcaattttagataataaaggcataatatagttagattttacattacatgaacaaaacacatttatcaggtgttcaaaaatatgtattatttatttaaattatttgatattttatgtaattttatatataataaatatacatttaaaaaaaaaacataatttaagatatttaattatttataggttAATAATAACGATGAGATTTAATGTACattaacttatagtcaaaacaataaatatctttaaattaattataggcattaggaataggaataaggcataggaattataggcacaaacacccattttctaattattatccCATTCACTAAGTAGGGCTCAAACGACTACCCaacccactatttagcgccaACCCAAGGTTCCAATCCCTTTTTGCAATCCCAACTCCACATGTGCGCCAACCACACAGTCCCATATGCGCACACGGTGCTACCGCCCCGtgtgcatattttatgattatataaattaacaaatacttacctataatgagacaggacagaaaattacgataatcgtactagtacagtagccactcccaataaatatgtgacattttgatagttttttttatttatgaataaatccgtatttacatatttgatattcctgatttgcgtgtgaatggaaatttgtgtttatcacctaaagaagtgatgtaaatccttctaagttgcagaattttgttacttaaggctttaaatttaaatgaatagcatatataatggtcagcgtgatgcctagtcgcaaatagagtgtagttaagccgggtgtaattgtgtatcatacgtaagtagaaaatactttgtaatttttaaaattttgcatttttttacttcatcctcacttttttatcaataaaatgttcaaacacaacattctatgtaaaatttaaaaaaaaaaatcgttttttagacgtccctttaactttaacggaccctgcatattttgtaataaattatttgttttcaatttttttttctaattattttcgtcACTACTAGATATAACCATAAACGTTATTTACAATTACTtcgaattagttttaataagaaaaaaataaaaatattaaaagtttctccacttttggccGGCACTGTATGTCCCTAAATTTtgtcacaaaattttaaaaaaacatccaGTAAGTTCTAAGAATATACTAAACACGCGACAATTTCTATTCTTTTAGTAAGAACTAAGTCATCTGGTCCTAACGCTCCTTCAGcacaaattttaacaaaaagaccacatttgccAACTAAGGCGAAGAACCATCTAAAAAAGTGGCTGTTTAATCACACGGACGTAagtatgtttttgttttcattattaaaatcatatttaaaatcaCATTAGTTTAATTCATTAATTGATTCGGCATGATAGCACGGGTAATTTGCATTATATAATGAATATCTAATGAATTCATAATTGTAAACGATAACAGGTAATAACAATGGACCGcctaccaagatcttcaatatttaaagtttggAGACCGATATTTCCAAAACGGCTTAATACTTAGTCACAATTGTGACTTCCTTATTTACTAGTGTTATAaggatcaaaaaatgtttaatctgggTGGAGAACCGTGCGACATGATTGTGAATTGTGCATTTTATAGGTGTGCACgcgcaaatcgtttattttgccGGGAGTGCATTCTTGTCATAACCTGAAAAGTTTCCGATTATTTTCAACAATGGCTCGTGcaggtaagttattatttatttatagaatttaggggaaaaaagaagtgcttaatattaaataggtataataaacttcaattaagtgtattgtttttagagattgaaaatatctttaaaaatgttgattccaacaatggttttgttatgtatatcacaataattgtGAGCCACGGGAGTTAACGTGgtttggttttatttaagttggatacaattaattctttgttacaggaagaagtaaggaaattattgatttggaccATCTAAGGGATGACGAGGAGGCATTGTTCCAACTTCTAGACGAAGTTGGGTCGGATTTAGAGTCCGAGGATGAAGAAGATTAGTTTAAAATTCACGAAAAATGAAGCTGATAGCTCTTCAGATTCAGAAGATGATTTACCCCTCATCCATTTCCAGACTCTCCAGTGGAAGCATGGAAACTTTAGAAGCAAGGATTTTCCTGTAAAAGAGAACTACATATACTCCATCCATTGTAAAAACTCCAAACGAATATTTTGCTAGATATTtggatgatgatttttttgagtcagCCGCAAATTTCACTTCCCAgtatttcttgcaacaaaatgcaaaagaaaacaactttacctctcaagaaataaagaaatttttcagaATGAATGCTTTGATGGGATGTATTTATCTTCCAAGGATACATATGTATTGAAATGGAAAATATAAGTTCCCATTAATTGATGGGGTCAGGACCCGACAAAGGTTTTACATGATACGTGTAAATTTACATGTCGTTAACAATCTTAGCGTATCAGAAGAGGAACAAGAAAAGAATAGATTGTGAAGAATACAGCCGGTAATTGATTTAGTTCGCAATAGATGTAAAGccattgaaagaaaagaaaagacagcTTTTTCTATTGACGAACAAATGATTCCTTTTTTGGGAAGATATCTAGTTcgacaatttattaaaaataaaccaagaccAGTGGGACTGAAGAATTTCGTTCTTACGACATTCGACGGACTGGTATTGGATTTTGAAATCTACCAGGGCAATACTACCCCACTAAAAGATAGGGATTTAGGCTTGGGACCCTCAATAATATTGCGTCTAGCAGAAACATTACCTCAAAATAGTTACCTGTATTTTGACAGATACTTTTCAACTATTGCTTTGATGAACAAATTGACGAGTTTGAACATAGATGCTACAATTATGTGCAACAGAGTGAAaggatttgtttttaaaaaagacagtttaatGAATAGGGGAGAGTCAGAAGAAGTTGAAGAACCGATAATAAACTTTGCATTACAAAGAGGAAagataataaatctgttttaatgaTATCCACAGCTTTTGGAAGACAGCCGGAAACTGAGGTGCAAAGatggaataaaacagaaaaaaaacgttCAGGCATAGCATGCCCAGCtgttgttaaatcatacaacgaAAACATGGGTGGTGTAGATGTTTGTGACCAACTGATGGAATACTATCGATCTTTCTTTCGAATCCGGAAATGGACTCTTAAAGCCATCCTACATTTGTTCGACTTAGCAATAGTAAACAGCTGGATGGAGTATCGAAGGGATTGTTATACTCAAAACGTTCGAAGCAAAGATATTAtggatcttttggaatttaGATTTAATCTTGGGGAATATCTAATTGCCGGTACTAAGAAGCGTGTTGGAGGCAACAGAATGCcaagaaaatatagaggaaGAGACTAGCGTTGaaggaaatgaaataaaaaagagaagaatgcCTTCCAGTTTGCCCTGTGCAGACAAACGCTTTGATGGTTTTAAACACTGGCCAAAGAATGAAGAAATGAAGAAGCTAGTTGAATGCAGGTTAGAAGGGTGCAAAAGTCGGTCCAGAATGcgttgcctaaaatgtaatttttttctttgtttaaccaaagataaaaactgttttatttcattccatacaaagtaataaattttgtttcataATTGTGCTTTTCTAATGTTGGCTCCCTAGACACACAATTGTGTACTCCCTAAATCCCTCCCTTAACtctttcgaatattttttaaaataattttccgtaCCTTTTGACCCAACTTTATcggcgtaaaataaatataaaccccaaactcaattttttttatctcggtacTGTAAGGGTTAATTAAAAGTAggtaaactatatatatttgaaatcagaaaattcctCCCTGAACACAATACagatttctttttcaattttcatttttctttttcaactaATCAGTTTCTTGCTTTCTTGTTGTTCTTCTTTCTCTTCTTGCTTGCAGCTTTGATATATTATACttgataaaataatatctttatttctcGTTTTTTTAACGTGTAAAATACAGTAATTGGATTGCTAAACAGTGGATTTCTAAATAATAAGTgaagtaacaaaataatataatcacTAATAATTTAAACTCTCAATATGTCCTCCATTATTCTCAATGCAACATAGGGTATCCTCTTTGCAGCCTATCTAAACCTGCAGTTTTAATTTCGTTTTCTTGGTTTAGTCTATAATTTCTACTAATTTCGTTactaaatacttaaataattaaattcgcgactttttgattaatattttcatttcgaAATTTGGTATATCACGTTCTTAAGGTGGCCCAGGAACCCAATTTGGCAAGGTATCCAAAAGGGAAAGATCAGGGCTATGGGCTGGCTAAGCAATGCTTCCAACCTTTCATTATGGTGTTTTCCAGTtttatattgaataaaattataatggaCCAATTAGGGGTTTATTATGAAATattggattattttttatgcttaaaCTAGCTTTAACAAAAGTTGTAGGTTAGACGTTTCATAGTAGAAACTTTAAATCATTTTCGGTGTATATTTCCTACTTGAAATTTCGacataaatcataattttatggCAAGTTACATCGTCTTACGGCCCACCGTGAAGATCTTTGGTTTTTGAAATTTGGCtcacaattaattaaatttactttgatTATAACCtctgtgtattttttttctcattaaaagaaaataattggtTTTTAGCATCCGTATCCAACCGACGTAGAAAAACAACAACTAATGAAAGAGACTAACTTGTCCCTATTGCAAGTGGAAAATTGGTTTATAAACGCCAGGCGGCGAATCCTGGCCGACCTAACAAGACTGAAAAATATGACCAGTCGCGGAAAAGTACCTAGACCCATTAGGCCAAAACGGGGGAGAGGGCGGGCGAGGAGTTCGCAAAAGATCACCTTAGGTAAATTTTCGAATAAATTTCATTGCTtactttttcgttttttaaaattaaagttatatgtATAGGGTAGACCAGTGTAAAATGGAACACAGTCAAGTTTTATTTCTagcggattttttttttaagagagcGGAATTCTTTTAgagattatatttttaaattatataaagggtgttttcaagttgaatcatttattttagcACCTTGTAGAACTCGCCAAGAGGAGTTAATATAGCAACAATCACCTATACAAATTGCATTATAAGGgagttactaattttttaaaaaatcttcataaatgataaaattatcCTTATTTGTTCGATTAACAAAGATCTTGCAGGGCGAATCCACGACTCTACGAGCTTCGAAAGTAAAATCCTGCTATCCACGAACTAAATTACAAGAATTTTCATTGCTCCCTATCCATCTATTTGGAAACTCATTATTTAGATGTTAGTAAACTTCTCGTCTAAAGTGGAATCCCATCGTGTAGGAACCACATACTCTGTCTCATATTTAGAGGAACATCTTCTAATAATTGTGGAAGGTTGTGTCGAAGGAAGTCTAAGCAAATTTCACCAAACAGTCGAAGTGGAAAAAAGTAGGTTCTCATAATAATCCACCAAGccaaaaatgcttaaaacttTGGTTCTATTTAGGGTAGTTAACCGATGTTcacctttttataatctagaaatatgGAGCTGCAAtttgattatttacaaattGTTATTCAAGAACAtcttagaactaaaaaaatcttgttcGATCTTTATAAAGAGGATTCGATATAGGTCGCAACGGTTCTGTGAATTTGATGACATATAACGGATCGATTACAGTTGATGTGGATCTTGTctatttagtttttggttattgtcACCACGCGGGGGATTGTGGCATCCTCgttgttcttttaaatacctTTCCGCACACTACTGTGTTGGCACTCTCCTTAGGTAGTATTATGTCCACTAATTAATTGTCTTCGTAGTTCAGGACCAGTTTTCCGCACAACATAGTCACACAAATGAAATACGCACTATTAAAAGACAGAGACAAATGATCGAACCAAAGTTCATTCAAAGTCCAAATTCGTATTGAAAACCATATAATAACACAAATGTTGATAAactgttatacagggtgtttcattcatttatttcactgttggaatattcattattacgtggcagtttcttattttagaatttttactacaaataataaactcttacttagtgacagtaaaattgtcatataatttatttacacgaAAAACTGATGAACTGAAAACTGGAAAACTGAAGTGCTGACACAAGCCTActtgaaaaaaagtcaaggTAATAACGGTGACAAtacaaataacttaaaaactgatagagttacatcaaataaacaagagtaccttttttattcaaaattgaactgccttttagatttaGTCGTTTTAGCtataactgattaggcaaaaaagatatattctaatttacataagtaacagggtgtaactaacgccccttaataaataaagctaaattcaccacaaaatttgtaattttcatgtaaaaacacaaagtcgccaattttcaagacgatactgcttaaaatcacaaaattattaagaaatttcaaataacaattccaactttaaataccctgtatctcgtaaacctgcaacatttgtataagacatgttacGCTCAATCGCTATATTTTGGtatgtagtatctccagttcagatATTGCCcgttcttaatgaatcaccctttATATGTTACTTATATGtatataacatattattttaaattttttaatgctttactttttttattatttcattttattaaggCGATTATACGATACTTCTATATAGGCGATTTTTGGAATGTCAACTCCTTTCGATGAGTTCTAGAAGCAGTTAAATTACTTAACTttgaaaacaccctgtattaaggATCAATTTTACTTTAGGAGTTTTATAACACAAATGGTTTTTTTGGGTTGCactttttggtttaattttattttaaattttagataaaggAATTGATAGTTGTTTGTAATTTGAATATTGAACTGATGGCCCGGGTAAATcttttgtaatataaattttatggtGAAATCTCCTATAAAAGCCTCGTCTCGTTTCGAGGCTGATGGTATGATCATTCAACATATTTGTATATCATATATTTAGAGACTCTAAACGAAGATTTGGCAGATGAAGAGGAATACAACGATGAATCTGCGTCTGCTGCTGATTATTTGATGACCGACGTGGAGGCAGTCGATTCCGCTATAACTGATTTTACTTTCGACGAGAGTAATATTAAGCAGGAAATTGAGACTTTCGCCGATACGCTGGACGAAGGAGAAggtaaaaagatatttttaatacatatgtGTATATTTTTATGCATTGTTCAAGGATAAATTAAACGCATACttcctaacaaaaaaatagttatgaaTGAATACAAATATATATGACTAACAtataaaagtgataaaatatcattttaattttctataaaaaaaaacaaaacgtaaaacaattttttttatattagagcCTATTTTAGCCATATACGAGGTTTATCATACAAGTTATACAGTCATACTCTTGAGCAAAATGTGAATTTCGCTCAATAGTAAAGTACCTTAGTTATTCTCtatgatatagaaaattattataaagagaAGTTGGTTACAACTAAAAACGTTGTTCAAATATGCAATTACGTCCTGGTGattaaaattttctcaaattacCGAAATACCGAAACTTCTccgaaataatttcttaatttctaaTTAAAGACTTATAACCTTTCAATTACTTGATGTCTGTCTTCTAACATAATGCATAAATGCATCTCTAAAgcatttaaatgaataatactATGAGTTAATTGTTGTACTAATTTTAAGTAACATTATTAGCTCCTTCAATTCCGCCTTTTCTTTCAAAACAGGTAATTGTTCTATTACAAAAGGTTTTCAATACTCTTCTAATCATAATCAGAGTAATAATCTGAACCGATTCTGTAATGATTCATTCCAAATGAGCAACTAAGAAAATTGTCTTAACtaaccccataagaaaaaaatcgagtggCGTCAAATCTGGAAAGCGAGATGGCCAAAAACCTATGTATAACTCTTAACTATAATGCTCTTTCAATGTTTATGTCAGGTTTTGTTTgggataaattattttttaataagtcccTTAACAATGgggtaaatatattttatgaggTAATACACTTATGTATAGGTAAATTTGCGCCCTTAAAAAGAGGTTCATGCAAAAAGTTTcctattttgttttcaaataaacataaatttaattataaaaaaaattatacataagtGATATGTTATTGattgtatgtatatttttggAGGTTTCTGAGATCCAATAGAAATAAGAGTCAGATTTCAAATGAAATTTCCTATAGAGCCACTACTATTTCCTCTGGTCGTGAGATAGCTAATTTATTcgcttatattatattattatctgTCTCGATTTCTGATATCTATATCAATTGGCTACTattggatatacagggtgattcaaaattgagtgcaaagatttcaagggcgtatttaccagccataaataagaagtttttttcataaaaacgtatgtcctaacttgtttcgttttttagatacagagtgtaaaagctttttaataaaatttttttttttgttatgaaaatcTGCTTTTGTGTATGTATCTTACTTAGGctaagttaaattttgaaaagaaattaaatgaatgtcAATAATCGATGCgaatttcttatttgttttaatagggccaggcacagattttgatttttttcctggaaacaaAGCTAGATACGAGTAAGGCTCAAGAGGCAACAAAGTTACATTATTGACcacttaatctaaaaaaaaattttttttcaagaaaacggAGGCGTATCATAATTTTACCTATAACTAAGAAACGAAGCAACTTTGAACTAAGTTAAGTTGCTTTAAATCGACCTATTTTTACCTCGGGGATACCTCCTAGGATTTTGTACAGAGTTTTTAGAGACACCATGTATAACTGGTGGAATTAAAGATATAATGAATTAGAAATTGAATAATGGATATTGTATTATACAATAGCCGTACAAATTAAGTACGGttcttaaaaatgaatttaatttcaatttaaaacatctaagaaaaaaagtataCACAAATTAAAACACTACAAACGCACAAGTGTTGAAAAGTTATGTATTATAGAATCTTGCTTTAAGCGCAAATCTCGACTTGTCCTAACTAACGTATATTTTAGCGTCTGAACCAGAAGAATCAGACAAAACACAGCCGGTGTCGAAGCCACAAGAGGATCGAAAACCGAATTTGTCAATGATGCAAGATCCCCTTGAAAATTCAAACGAAGAACAAAATACAAGTACTGAAAGTAGAGTCGATTCGCCAGCAGAAAGAAACGACGAGGGCTCGGAAAGTAGTGAGGAGGATGTGCCTCTTAGTAAATTAGGTATTACTCCGATccatgtaaatattaaaatggaagTTGAAGATGTTGACGAAAGGTAATATTCTTAGGAGCTGtatttttatctcaaaatttttatttttgttatatgtGAATTATCTTTTTGGTTATGAACCAAGTTTTTTAGATTTCTCAGTTTTGGTCAGTAatgattattgtttttttgtaaaaagtccTTGTGGGGTTTATTTTGATGATTCTTGTTTTtctgtattttgtttattatggttAAACCACTTTTTGACATGTTtgtgaagaaagaaaaaatggtactgttaatgttttattttagttactcTATGAGCAAGAGTTCTACCTAATTCTGTGTCCTTTATTGATATAAATTAACAGACCGGATATACAGATAGATACTAAATTTATAGATTAACcacaattttctgtttttttcctttaaagaaaTCAATACACTACAACAAAAGAAACATCAAATCGTGATTTCTTAAATATGGTCC from Anthonomus grandis grandis chromosome 7, icAntGran1.3, whole genome shotgun sequence includes the following:
- the LOC126738972 gene encoding uncharacterized protein LOC126738972; translated protein: MTKVCRLCLVRLQRGSKYFNINAVESFTGFMPYRDQLTTCIPEMALDLIPNPVICNNCRNGLKSSYEFKSRCLQVEKKIRQYVETYLTDMTNYDLTQIDTSDLSKPAKFEAEHIVRVTPVVKEPPRLVPILPKNNEELSLDFAPPSSILSNLLTVRDELILPSSGEIEITNIKYKPNKASKISQQSEPAEVELTNTTNPITQDGEGMFSCNHCKKKFPNVPSLHSHKTKMHEEDYLCNFCNIPFKSLQCLRKHNQLCQKVRTKSSGPNAPSAQILTKRPHLPTKAKNHLKKWLFNHTDHPYPTDVEKQQLMKETNLSLLQVENWFINARRRILADLTRLKNMTSRGKVPRPIRPKRGRGRARSSQKITLETLNEDLADEEEYNDESASAADYLMTDVEAVDSAITDFTFDESNIKQEIETFADTLDEGEASEPEESDKTQPVSKPQEDRKPNLSMMQDPLENSNEEQNTSTESRVDSPAERNDEGSESSEEDVPLSKLGITPIHVNIKMEVEDVDER